Below is a window of Desulfolucanica intricata DNA.
CAACTCTGTCCCGGCTGCTACATAAGTAGGAACACCCAGTATATAAATCATCGCCGGAACACCGACAAAACCACCTACGCCAATAGTACCGGCCAGAAAACCGGTCGCAAAAGCCACAGCTAATGCCAGCCAAAGGGAAGTTCTTACATTAGCTACCTTAAAATAGATCATGGGCGGTAAGTTTAAGTTTTTCAACTTATCTGCAAAGCCACCCTCTTTAGGCGGAATACCTTTTCTAATCCGACTAATATCTCGGGCCATAAATATTGAAACACCGGTAAGAATAACCACAAACATAGCACTGATATACAAGTTGGAGCCTGCCTGCCCCATTTTATGCAGGATACCATTACTCACACCTACAGCAACCTGTACTCCGGCGAACAAAGCCAAAAACATTACCAGGCCCATTTTTTTATCAACATTGCCAAATTCACCGTGCTTTTTAGAGCCCATAATAGCTTTACCAAATTTGTGTGTAATATTGGCCCCTACGGCCATAATGCCGGGTATCCCCAAGCTCATCATGGCCGGTGTCATAATGAAAGCACCGCCCGAACCCAGGAAACCACTTAATAATCCCCCAACGAAACCTATTGCTGCAACTGAGGCGGCAAACGAAGGGGTCATAGTCAGGAATTTAATTGCTTCACCCGCTGCCGGAACTGCTGCTCCTGCCATATACTCACTCCTCCCTTAAAATCTGAGATTCCAGTGCCTTCTCAAGGGTATGTTTAAAAAACTTGGAAATTGCTGTTCCATAAATAAAGGCTACAGATACCGCAATACCCATAGATACCAGGGAGGCAACGTAAGTCTTACATGTCAAAATTTCAAGTAAAGCTTTGGCGTTGCTGAAAACCAAGAAATAAATAATAATTGCAGCTACTAAGTAGAACGCAGCCTTAACCATTGCTGCAGACTTAGTTTCTATCTTTTTCTCTTTACTCATCTTAATGCTCCCTCCTTTACGGGAAAACTCTAACAAGAAAAATTAAGGTACTTAAACAACAAACAAAAAATCTTCGGAAACACAACATACTCCCAACAATACCTTTCAAAAACAAACCATTGCAAAACCATTAATTTAGTACTTTTTATAACTAGCTGTTTCACATACCTCCTTCTAGTTAAAGTTAATCATATTTATAGCAAGGTTAATGCCAAAGGATTATACCCCGGAGGTCCTATTTTAAAGGGTTTTTAAAATTCATAATGCACTGTAAATGACTAAAATCCGGTCACCACTGACCGGATTTTAGTCACACGCACTTATAAACTTTGTAAGGCTTCTTTTTCAAAGAGTTTTAATGATACTACTTTACTCTTAATATTAAAAGAATTTGACTAAAAATCATTCACAATTATAAGAAATATAACAATGATATAAGTATTAACGAGAAATTTTTATCCAGCAATTTGTGCCAATTATCCCATGTTGGATTTATCTTTAAATTGAAATATCCTCATTTTTATCTATATATAGTGAACCATATATAGTGAACCATCAGTTTTAACTTCAGCATAAAAAACCTCGTTTATGTTTAAATTAGCCCTTTTGAGCTTGTCCTCAAGCCATTCCCTGCTGAGACCCAATTCTGATAAATTCCTCTCGAGAAGTTGACCATCTGAAATTATTTCTGTCGGCACATGAATTTGGGGTTTAGTATTAACATTTATGTCTTTCTTTGTTGTGTACTCCAACTCCGGCCATTTTAATACGGGCTGACCCCCTAAAATTGGAGAATATACACTTATATCACTCTCACAAATAATAATTCTAAAACTTTTAGTATATGGTAAATAGCACCATGCAATGCAGGTTAAAAAAGATGCTTATCCAACTTGTCCCAAAATCATAGCTGCCTTCCGCAATGGTTTCAAGGGCAAGGGCTAAAGCCTGCTTCGCACCCTTGAAACCATTGCGGAAGCCTACTTATTGGTAGTTGAGGTTGGCTAAGAGGATAACAGTATTAGGCAATAAGAGGCTGTACCAACCCTACCCTTATTAAAGGCCTTGTAAAACTGGTTGGGAGCCATATACTTTATACTACTATGTCTACGCCTATTGTTGTAGTAAT
It encodes the following:
- a CDS encoding sulfite exporter TauE/SafE family protein; the encoded protein is MAGAAVPAAGEAIKFLTMTPSFAASVAAIGFVGGLLSGFLGSGGAFIMTPAMMSLGIPGIMAVGANITHKFGKAIMGSKKHGEFGNVDKKMGLVMFLALFAGVQVAVGVSNGILHKMGQAGSNLYISAMFVVILTGVSIFMARDISRIRKGIPPKEGGFADKLKNLNLPPMIYFKVANVRTSLWLALAVAFATGFLAGTIGVGGFVGVPAMIYILGVPTYVAAGTELFLAIFSGMQGAFLYSLYGYVDLRIVLLLYAGSLIGLTLGAIGTRVVRGFQIKLVMTSIIVFVAVSRLMMVPVYLNDLGRLALSASAHHSIALASDLCLYASGLGGSAIILFWMFQAYRRGTALKTQVSDNKVSAS
- a CDS encoding YetF domain-containing protein codes for the protein MEYTTKKDINVNTKPQIHVPTEIISDGQLLERNLSELGLSREWLEDKLKRANLNINEVFYAEVKTDGSLYMVHYI